A single window of Leptospira semungkisensis DNA harbors:
- a CDS encoding TolC family protein encodes MNHINFQNKYYKYVILPLTTFFVFASCSSTPDVKVADGVVEESLKTITGVTTQDVEKVSSKESYDLDDLYVLAVERTERIALKNEATEQALAQKDKAFAGFLPTLSYVFNKFYAVPGHTAQPTLLQNYKTYQAIQKGDWTSLIPSSSSSSLPPTVGAGSRLLLSVPITAAFSSYQDYKAGRNLAEQRRLEAKHEAGRMYLELAQAYFNFLQLQESVKYSQESFDLNKDALDERKRMYSVGRIMRSDLLNSETSLSNAEAVLADAKFQLEQVRITLSTMVGIDKPISIANFLSDLPAVPIGVGVDEFLSKRYDILAADQSVKVAEAQKSKAWVAFAPTIALNNYYSLPYPGTTTSKDITAQLQITMPLTPLSQMADLKTAESARKQAKLTASQTRRTATQEIRNAFESYKNSENILSIYQKAFASARETSQSQTAGYRSGRNSRIEAISSRIGMISAEMTYRRMFHQHALNRVALGVSIGELPHLPGEKKEKD; translated from the coding sequence ATGAATCATATAAACTTTCAAAATAAATATTATAAATACGTTATTTTACCTCTTACTACATTCTTTGTGTTTGCTTCCTGCTCTTCGACTCCAGATGTGAAGGTGGCCGATGGAGTGGTCGAGGAAAGCTTGAAGACAATCACTGGAGTTACTACCCAAGATGTGGAAAAGGTAAGTTCGAAGGAATCGTACGATCTGGATGATCTTTATGTTCTCGCAGTAGAAAGAACGGAAAGGATCGCCTTAAAGAACGAAGCTACTGAACAAGCCTTGGCTCAAAAAGACAAGGCGTTTGCTGGATTTCTTCCTACACTATCTTACGTATTCAACAAATTCTATGCGGTTCCTGGTCACACTGCCCAGCCGACTCTATTACAGAATTATAAAACATACCAAGCGATCCAAAAAGGGGATTGGACTTCTCTCATCCCTTCCAGTAGTTCCAGTAGCTTACCGCCTACTGTGGGCGCCGGTTCTCGTCTATTGCTCTCGGTTCCGATCACAGCTGCCTTTTCTTCTTACCAAGATTATAAAGCCGGCAGGAATCTTGCCGAGCAGAGAAGATTAGAAGCTAAGCACGAAGCAGGAAGAATGTATTTGGAACTTGCTCAGGCATATTTCAATTTTCTGCAACTCCAAGAGAGTGTGAAATATTCGCAAGAGTCCTTTGACTTGAACAAGGACGCCTTGGACGAGCGTAAAAGAATGTATTCGGTGGGAAGGATCATGAGATCCGATCTACTTAACTCGGAGACAAGTCTTTCTAATGCGGAAGCAGTTTTAGCGGATGCGAAATTCCAATTGGAGCAGGTGCGTATCACTCTTTCCACTATGGTGGGAATAGATAAGCCGATCTCTATTGCAAACTTCCTTTCGGATCTTCCTGCGGTTCCAATAGGTGTTGGAGTGGATGAATTTCTATCTAAAAGATATGATATTCTTGCTGCAGATCAAAGCGTGAAAGTTGCAGAGGCTCAGAAAAGCAAGGCCTGGGTAGCGTTTGCTCCTACAATCGCATTAAACAATTATTATTCTCTTCCTTATCCGGGAACGACTACCAGTAAAGATATCACGGCTCAGTTGCAGATCACTATGCCTTTGACTCCTCTCTCACAGATGGCGGACTTGAAGACTGCGGAGTCTGCGAGAAAGCAGGCAAAACTAACTGCATCTCAAACTAGAAGGACCGCCACACAAGAGATCAGAAACGCATTTGAGAGTTATAAGAATTCGGAGAATATTCTCTCTATATATCAGAAAGCTTTTGCCTCCGCTAGAGAAACTTCGCAAAGCCAAACTGCAGGATATCGTTCCGGAAGAAATAGCAGGATAGAGG